One genomic region from Nymphaea colorata isolate Beijing-Zhang1983 chromosome 12, ASM883128v2, whole genome shotgun sequence encodes:
- the LOC116265618 gene encoding uncharacterized protein LOC116265618 isoform X1 produces the protein MAATSWKAIQHRSVAQSCQWNRKTSVCYCRNGPTLNMCKWLPFQERKLVPAVGSAIRVVTLSKYHSGPRRPESVLCNASASVDSASLEKVDFHKLQNGSDIRGVAIAGVEGEPVTLTEPVTEAIAAAFAAWLLDRKKVESSKRLRISVGHDSRISAQVLQDAVSRGIISAGLDVIQYGLASTPAMFNSTLTENEEFLCPVDGSIMVTASHLPYNRNGFKFFTNEGGLGKTDIKDILERAANIYEKMHEQVKEPRDVSSSIKRVDYMTVYTSDLVKAVRKAANDVEKPLEGFHIIVDAGNGSGGFFAERVLEPLGAVTSGSQFLEPNGMFPNHIPNPEDKIAMKSITQAVLQNKADLGIIFDTDVDRSAAVDSTGREFNRNRLIALISAIILEEHPGTTIVTDSVTSDGLTTFIENKLGGKHHRFKRGYKNVIDEAIRLNMAGVESHLAIETSGHGALKENHWLDDGAYLMVKLLNKLASARASGAGRGSQVLTDLVEGLEEPGVAVELRIRIDQHHPDVTEGSFREYGEVVLKHLENRVDSDPNLNKAPVNYEGVRASGFGGWFLLRLSLHDPVLPLNIEAQSYEDAVKLGLSVMASLKEFSALETSALDRFVNQV, from the exons CAACATCTTGGAAGGCTATACAACATCGTTCTGTGGCACAAAGTTGCCAGTGGAATAGGAAAACATCCGTATGCTATTGCAGGAATGGCCCTACCCTTAATATGTGCAAATGGCTTCCCTTCCAAGAGAGGAAGTTGGTGCCAGCCGTTGGGTCAGCCATCCGAGTGGTCACATTATCGAAGTACCACTCTGGTCCCCGTCGTCCAGAAAGTGTCCTTTGCAATG CTTCCGCCTCAGTAGATTCTGCTTCTTTGGAGAAGGTTGATTTTCACAAGCTTCAGAATGGGAG TGATATCAGAGGAGTTGCCATTGCTGGGGTTGAAGGGGAGCCTGTCACCCTTACAGAACCCGTAACAGAAGCAATTGCTGCTGCTTTTGCTGCATGGTTGCTGGACCGGAAGAAAGTTGAGTCATCAAAGCGTTTGAGAATCTCTGTGGGGCATGATTCAAGGATTTCGGCACAAGTCTTACAA GATGCTGTCTCTCGTGGAATTATTAGTGCTGGACTTGATGTGATACAATATGG GTTGGCATCTACACCGGCAATGTTTAATAGCACACTTACAGAAAATGAGGAGTTCCTCTGCCCTGTTGATGGTTCTATAATGGTGACAG CCAGTCATCTCCCTTACAATCGaaatggatttaaatttttCACAAATGAAGGAGGCCTTGGCAAGACTGACATAAAGGACATCCTAGAGCGTGCTGCAAACATATACGAGAAAATGCATGAGCAAGTTAAGGAGCCAAGAGATGTTTCCTCCTCTATTAAGAGAGTTGACTACATGACAGTTTATACGTCAGATCTTGTAAAAGCAGTTCGTAAAGCTGCAAACGATGTTG AGAAACCATTGGAGGGGTTTCACATAATTGTGGATGCTGGAAATGGTTCAGGTGGTTTTTTTGCG GAAAGAGTGCTTGAGCCTCTGGGTGCAGTTACTTCTGGAAGTCAGTTTTTGGAACCCAATG GAATGTTTCCAAACCATATTCCCAACCCAGAAGATAAAATTGCCATGAAATCTATTACCCAAGCTGTACTTCAGAACAAGGCTGATCTTGGCATCATATTTGACACTGATGTTGACAG ATCTGCTGCTGTTGATTCAACTGGACGTGAGTTCAACCGCAACCGACTAATAGCATTGATATCTGCTATAATTCTGGAGGAA CATCCCGGAACAACAATTGTAACAGACAGCGTAACCTCAGATGGATTGACTACATTTATTGAAAATAAACTAG GAGGGAAGCATCATCGATTTAAAAGAGGGTATAAAAATGTCATCGACGAAGCTATTCGCTTG AATATGGCTGGGGTTGAATCACATCTTGCTATTGAGACCAGCGGACATGGAGCTCTTAAGGAGAATCATTGGCTTGATGATGGAGCATATCTTATG gtCAAGCTTCTAAATAAACTTGCGTCAGCCAGGGCTTCAGGCGCAGGCAGGGGAAGCCAAGTTTTGACTGATCTTGTGGAAGGCCTGGAGGAGCCTGGAGTAGCAGTGGAACTGAGAATAAGAATAGATCAGCACCATCCTGATGTCACTGAAGG ATCCTTCCGTGAGTATGGCGAGGTGGTCCTCAAACACTTGGAGAACAGAGTGGATTCAGACCCAAATTTAAACAAAGCACCAGTAAACTATGAAGGA GTTAGAGCTTCGGGTTTTGGCGGTTGGTTCCTGTTGAGACTGTCCCTTCACGACCCTGTTCTGCCCCTAAACATCGAG GCACAAAGTTACGAGGACGCTGTGAAACTTGGCCTTTCTGTGATGGCATCCCTCAAAGAGTTCTCGGCCTTGGAAACATCCGCGTTGGATAGGTTTGTTAACCAGGTTTAG
- the LOC116265618 gene encoding uncharacterized protein LOC116265618 isoform X2, translating into MAASASVDSASLEKVDFHKLQNGSDIRGVAIAGVEGEPVTLTEPVTEAIAAAFAAWLLDRKKVESSKRLRISVGHDSRISAQVLQDAVSRGIISAGLDVIQYGLASTPAMFNSTLTENEEFLCPVDGSIMVTASHLPYNRNGFKFFTNEGGLGKTDIKDILERAANIYEKMHEQVKEPRDVSSSIKRVDYMTVYTSDLVKAVRKAANDVEKPLEGFHIIVDAGNGSGGFFAERVLEPLGAVTSGSQFLEPNGMFPNHIPNPEDKIAMKSITQAVLQNKADLGIIFDTDVDRSAAVDSTGREFNRNRLIALISAIILEEHPGTTIVTDSVTSDGLTTFIENKLGGKHHRFKRGYKNVIDEAIRLNMAGVESHLAIETSGHGALKENHWLDDGAYLMVKLLNKLASARASGAGRGSQVLTDLVEGLEEPGVAVELRIRIDQHHPDVTEGSFREYGEVVLKHLENRVDSDPNLNKAPVNYEGVRASGFGGWFLLRLSLHDPVLPLNIEAQSYEDAVKLGLSVMASLKEFSALETSALDRFVNQV; encoded by the exons CTTCCGCCTCAGTAGATTCTGCTTCTTTGGAGAAGGTTGATTTTCACAAGCTTCAGAATGGGAG TGATATCAGAGGAGTTGCCATTGCTGGGGTTGAAGGGGAGCCTGTCACCCTTACAGAACCCGTAACAGAAGCAATTGCTGCTGCTTTTGCTGCATGGTTGCTGGACCGGAAGAAAGTTGAGTCATCAAAGCGTTTGAGAATCTCTGTGGGGCATGATTCAAGGATTTCGGCACAAGTCTTACAA GATGCTGTCTCTCGTGGAATTATTAGTGCTGGACTTGATGTGATACAATATGG GTTGGCATCTACACCGGCAATGTTTAATAGCACACTTACAGAAAATGAGGAGTTCCTCTGCCCTGTTGATGGTTCTATAATGGTGACAG CCAGTCATCTCCCTTACAATCGaaatggatttaaatttttCACAAATGAAGGAGGCCTTGGCAAGACTGACATAAAGGACATCCTAGAGCGTGCTGCAAACATATACGAGAAAATGCATGAGCAAGTTAAGGAGCCAAGAGATGTTTCCTCCTCTATTAAGAGAGTTGACTACATGACAGTTTATACGTCAGATCTTGTAAAAGCAGTTCGTAAAGCTGCAAACGATGTTG AGAAACCATTGGAGGGGTTTCACATAATTGTGGATGCTGGAAATGGTTCAGGTGGTTTTTTTGCG GAAAGAGTGCTTGAGCCTCTGGGTGCAGTTACTTCTGGAAGTCAGTTTTTGGAACCCAATG GAATGTTTCCAAACCATATTCCCAACCCAGAAGATAAAATTGCCATGAAATCTATTACCCAAGCTGTACTTCAGAACAAGGCTGATCTTGGCATCATATTTGACACTGATGTTGACAG ATCTGCTGCTGTTGATTCAACTGGACGTGAGTTCAACCGCAACCGACTAATAGCATTGATATCTGCTATAATTCTGGAGGAA CATCCCGGAACAACAATTGTAACAGACAGCGTAACCTCAGATGGATTGACTACATTTATTGAAAATAAACTAG GAGGGAAGCATCATCGATTTAAAAGAGGGTATAAAAATGTCATCGACGAAGCTATTCGCTTG AATATGGCTGGGGTTGAATCACATCTTGCTATTGAGACCAGCGGACATGGAGCTCTTAAGGAGAATCATTGGCTTGATGATGGAGCATATCTTATG gtCAAGCTTCTAAATAAACTTGCGTCAGCCAGGGCTTCAGGCGCAGGCAGGGGAAGCCAAGTTTTGACTGATCTTGTGGAAGGCCTGGAGGAGCCTGGAGTAGCAGTGGAACTGAGAATAAGAATAGATCAGCACCATCCTGATGTCACTGAAGG ATCCTTCCGTGAGTATGGCGAGGTGGTCCTCAAACACTTGGAGAACAGAGTGGATTCAGACCCAAATTTAAACAAAGCACCAGTAAACTATGAAGGA GTTAGAGCTTCGGGTTTTGGCGGTTGGTTCCTGTTGAGACTGTCCCTTCACGACCCTGTTCTGCCCCTAAACATCGAG GCACAAAGTTACGAGGACGCTGTGAAACTTGGCCTTTCTGTGATGGCATCCCTCAAAGAGTTCTCGGCCTTGGAAACATCCGCGTTGGATAGGTTTGTTAACCAGGTTTAG